One Maniola hyperantus chromosome Z, iAphHyp1.2, whole genome shotgun sequence DNA window includes the following coding sequences:
- the RhoGAP15B gene encoding arf-GAP with Rho-GAP domain, ANK repeat and PH domain-containing protein 1, with protein MDTPPVPKPRSTFLSQNDALKRPVPLPRTKASANTERITASDVLRSISSVSKQITEDVTQKVSSSAKSANEKIEKSLSDGSRFAKDTLEKTLLTSRSVRDSVTKSVIEGTKSASIKLRISKKLETPGEDDSQRSISMPVVDVSLFDNIQFHSPLLEQKKYINDEDRLHKLPALQLNTSCLDDLSLFSSNSDSNTDTVSNFSYDSPENDQIDLSLNLENEMTYDTPNPSHSNSAVNLRSAPRVPERRKKRLSDTEVMRQNSLYENWALPYSSPSSPNIHSEMKPRPSKSTIYEFDPLNNNHTSSVKKYEGVSNELILLESFLIGDTYGTIISSADNGSDDTYDFTETEYFNPPTPPERFDSLCPDTSSKSTSALTSAKEISDKSEINQDKVSWYVNDDAASVSSEQNKIQSSMMQKFSNILKLDTVRVRSTKQIVKKLELIERPPINNLPVSYFSGMLNKVVTGIVEDLFKNSQSRYCVLSDQKLICYSDPTNLILREAYMLENIYSVQIVLPLSSSTINNSYCFELMVSTGVRNAPRKVLFSCSSASERRNWAQKLAEHLTNVFPTKYTTEFTRCGWCYLKEGVSGEWRGAWIMLIRRVLVYYAGEDVCPVDLRKTRCVVTQAADAETKQLCPSDGSFNLILDCPHATLYLRFPHERELKGWKYMVTLAAHNNGAFIHHQQLTKDNIPVIVDKSLSFIYAHGSLSEGIYRRAGSSLVLSELLARFRRDSWSVQLTPGQHSEHDVAGVLKRFFRDLPEPLVPQEKHSALIEVLELSEPAARHAAYRDVMTSLPLVAQRTARRLFAHLHFLQTMVHANKMNAENLASVWAPTIMPTAVTSQTLQTAWSVKEHHVVRDMIVSYEDIWEPTEAELRREAAIRRVLVRVLSNTATTAPKAAGDLRAWIYVHDRNTCHQVSLTPNKTGSDICIELSEKAKMESHLLMLEEVICDGSMRRVVHIDEFVLDVVLRWGYWDEKDRKDNYLLVKENKILHELEALKSTTSVCGELRLANETAKAFKLHMFEFSRGKLCYYKDKQGSHKIEEWDIKKIVWYVGHEPKRNPQAQWTVTFIPKNDKLKRSKDRPWFGCTIAGAVKTDQLKWMAAMTYAEHSEILPTPRLIVT; from the exons ATGGATACGCCGCCTGTGCCAAAACCTCGCAGTACGTTTCTGTCCCAAAATGATGCCTTAAAACGGCCAGTACCTCTGCCACGAACCAAAGCATCAGCGAACACTGAAAGAATCACTGCTTCAGATGTATTACGTTCCATCAGTTCAGTTTCAAAACAAATTACGGAAGATGTTACACAAAAAGTTAGCAGCTCTGCAAAATCAGCGAacgaaaaaatagaaaaatcttTATCAGACGGTTCAAGGTTTGCAAAAGATACTCTAGAAAAAACGCTTTTAACATCGAGATCTGTTAGAGACTCTGTCACAAAATCAGTCATAGAAGGGACTAAATCAGCCAGCATCAAATTACGAATATCAAAAAAGCTCGAAACCCCTGGAGAAGATGACAGTCAAAGATCTATTTCGATGCCAGTCGTTGATGTAAGTCTTTTTGACAATATTCAGTTTCATTCCCCTCTCTTGGAGCAAAAAAAATACATCAATGATGAGGATCGCCTGCATAAACTTCCAGCATTACAGTTGAACACCTCATGTCTTGATGATCTCTCTCTGTTTTCTAGTAATTCTGATTCTAACACAGACACAGTGAGCAATTTTTCATATGACAGCCCAGAAAATGATCAAATAGACTTAAGTTTGAATTTAGAAAATGAAATGACATATGATACACCTAATCCATCACATTCGAATAGTGCTGTAAATTTAAGATCAGCACCCCGAGTGCCAGAGAGACGAAAAAAAAGATTGAGTGATACAGAAGTCATGCGGCAAAATTCTTTATATGAAAACTGGGCACTTCCCTATTCTTCACCTAGCTCACCAAACATACACAGTGAGATGAAACCGAGGCCAAGTAAAAGTACAATATATGAGTTTGACCCTTTAAACAACAACCACACATCCTCAGTCAAGAAGTATGAAGGGGTGAGCAATGAACTCATTTTGTTGGAATCCTTTCTGATAGGGGATACCTATGGCACAATTATTTCGAGTGCAGACAATGGGAGTGATGACACATATGACTTTACTGAAACAGAGTATTTCAATCCACCCACACCACCTGAACGTTTCGATAGCCTCTGCCCTGATACATCATCAAAATCCACATCTGCATTGACAAGTGCTAAAGAAATAAGTGATAAGAGTGAAATTAATCAAGACAAAGTAAGTTGGTATGTAAATGATGACGCTGCATCTGTTTCATCAGAGCAGAATAAAATACAAAGTTCAATGATGCAAAAGTTCTCAAATATATTGAAACTTGATACAGTAAGAGTCAGGTCAACAAAGCAAATTGTTAAAAAACTAGAGCTGATTGAGCGTCCCCCGATTAACAACTTACCAGTGTCTTATTTCAGTGGGATGTTGAATAAAGTGGTCACTGGTATAGTGGAGGATTTGTTTAAGAATTCCCAATCTCGTTATTGTGTGTTATCAGATCAGAAGCTGATCTGTTATTCAGATCcaacaaatttaattttgaggGAAGCTTATATGCTAGAAAATATATATTCTGTACAGATTGTCCTGCCATTATCGTCAAG TACAATAAACAACTCTTATTGTTTTGAATTGATGGTTTCAACGGGGGTACGCAATGCACCACGGAAAGTTCTATTCAGTTGTTCGAGTGCATCGGAAAGACGCAATTGGGCCCAAAAGCTTGCTGAGCATCTCACCAATGTCTTCCCAACTAAATATACTACTGAGTTTACAAGATGTGGATGGTGTTATCTTAAG GAAGGAGTGAGCGGGGAATGGCGTGGCGCGTGGATCATGTTGATACGTCGCGTCCTCGTCTACTATGCGGGCGAAGACGTATGCCCTGTTGACCTGAGGAAAACACGCTGCGTGG TTACACAAGCAGCGGACGCTGAAACAAAGCAGCTTTGTCCATCGGACGGCAGTTTTAACCTAATCCTAGACTGTCCTCATGCCACCCTGTACTTACGCTTCCCTCATGAGAGAGAACTTAAG GGTTGGAAGTACATGGTGACGCTCGCTGCTCACAATAATGGAGCATTTATTCATCATCAGCAACTTACAAAAGACAATATTCCGGTAATTGTGGACAAGAGTCTTAGCTTCATCTACGCACACG GTAGTCTGTCCGAAGGGATATACCGAAGGGCTGGTAGTTCGTTGGTGCTATCGGAGCTCCTAGCACGTTTCCGCCGAGACTCATGGTCGGTTCAGCTCACGCCGGGGCAGCATTCTGAGCACGACGTCGCCGGAGTACTGAAGAGGTTCTTCCGCGACCTGCCCGAGCCACTCGTGCCTCAGGAGAAACATAGCGCGCTTATTGAGGTGCTAG AACTGAGCGAGCCGGCAGCGCGTCACGCGGCGTACCGCGACGTGATGACGTCACTGCCGCTCGTGGCGCAGCGGACCGCGCGCAGACTGTTCGCGCACCTGCACTTTCTGCAGACCATGGTGCACGCTAACAAGATGAATGCCGAGAACCTTGCGTCGGTGTGGGCACCCACAATCATGCCTACCGCAGTG ACCAGCCAAACGCTGCAGACCGCTTGGTCGGTCAAGGAGCACCACGTGGTCCGGGATATGATCGTCAGCTACGAGGACATTTGGGAGCCGACTGAGGCCGAGCTGCGCAGGGAAGCCGCCATCAGGCGCGTACTGGTGCGAGTGCTGAGCAACACCGCGACCACTGCGCCCAAAGCTGCCGGCGATCTGCGCGCCTGGATATACGTACACGATCGCAACACTTGCCACCAAGTATCC CTAACGCCGAATAAAACGGGCTCGGATATCTGCATTGAACTCAGCGAGAAAGCGAAAATGGAGTCTCATCTGCTCATGCTCGAAGAAGTGATTTGCGACGGCTCCATGCGACGCGTCGTTCACATTGATGAGTTCGTCCTGGACGTTGTTTTACGTTGGGGCTATTGGGACGAAAAGGATAGAAAAGATAACTATTTACTCGTGAAGGAAAATAAGATACTCCACGAACTAGAGGCGCTCAAGTCCACAACTTCCGTGTGTGGCGAGCTACGGTTAGCGAACGAGACTGCGAAGGCCTTTAAGCTGCATATGTTCGAATTTAGTCGCGGGAAGTTGTGTTACTACAAGGATAAACAG GGTTCCCACAAAATTGAAGAATGGGATATAAAGAAAATAGTCTGGTACGTCGGACACGAACCGAAGCGGAACCCCCAGGCACAGTGGACTGTCACTTTTATACCTAAAAATGATAAACTTAAAAg AAGCAAAGATCGGCCCTGGTTCGGCTGCACCATTGCTGGTGCCGTGAAGACAGACCAGCTCAAGTGGATGGCGGCCATGACTTACGCGGAGCACTCCGAAATACTACCGACGCCGAGGCTAATCGTCACTTAG